CAATGTTATAGCCGACCACGGTTAGGAACCAGGAGAGCAGATACGATATTCCGGAGATCCATATCACGGCAATGAGCATTGTGAAAAAGAATATGGTCCGCACACTAGGCGTGGTAATGGCCAGTATAAAAATGGACGGGTACTTGATCACCCACCAAGTAACTTCAATGCAGGGCGATCCCTTCTCTGGCTTGCTGCAAATATGCTCGCGAAATGTCTTGAAAGGGTCCTCCTCCCGCAACATTGGATCCTCATCCATCAGCTCCCGCTCGCCGTCCAGCGCTGCAAATCAGATAATAAAAGGGTAGTCATTCAAAGATCAAGGGCTCTCCGCGGCATTGCGAATTCTGATTAAGCTTCTTACATCGACACAAGCCTTGCAACTTGCGATCGAAGATGAGGGTCGTCAGGTAAATAAAATACAAGCTGAGCATGATGGCCGCCTCGTACCACATCACCTTCGAGTCAATAAGCACAATTCCAAGTAGGCTTATGGAGGCCAAGTACCACATTGTATCCCTCGAAATAGGCCACCAGTCCAGCTTAGCCGTCTACAAGCGAAATACAGGGAAGAACAGGGACATGGATGAAGGTCTGCCGAAACGCTCGACCATTCCGAGCTGAGCGATACGTACCACGCCTGTAAAAATTCCGCAGACGGTAGCAATACCCAGTACATTGAACACCGAAGATCCCACAATGGTGCCCACCCCAATGTCGCCCTCCGTGATGAAGGTGCCGATAAAGGCGACGAAGAGCTCTGGGGCTGAGGTGGCCGCTGCCAGGAAAGTGGCACCAGCCACATCGTAGGTCATGCGAAGAGCTATCAATTAAAGTATGTGTAAAATTGTGATGAGTCGACGAGTACACGACTGACTATTGAACAGGATTAAAGACTTGGATGCCAAGCTGTGCCAAGCTGTGCGATGGTTCAGGCCACACTCTGCTTTCGGGCACTAACTTTTAGGAATCTGCGGAGGGCATTATCCCAGTCTCTGCGAGCTGATTCAATAGTCAGAGGACAAGAGAAAACGCTAATGATCTTACTGTAACACAGTCGCTCCATAGATGGCACGAGATAATCATCACACACAATTGCCAGAAGGATGAACAGATACATGCTTATGAGGAAACACGCCAGCGCCACACCGATGCTCTTCTTTCGCATCAAGTTGGGGAAGTCCAGAATAGCGGGAAGAGTGCAATTTAGCTCATCTTCACTGCGGAGATCGCTGCGGTCTATGGACAATACGAAAATCAGTAAATATCTATCGAGATCGCACCACCGCATACCAAAGCCGCTCTCTCTGAGTAACCGCTGAAAGTCGGCGTCTCCACCGAAAAACATATCGCACCCGGAAAACAAAAATTATATATACTTAAAACAAATAAACACGACGAAAAGAATTTTAATACAAAAACCAAATGTACTTCACACAAGCCGGATCACAACTGAATGAGAAAACAACCTACAATCTACCCGAACCAGGCAAATGTTTTCTCAAAGCCTTCTCTGATTAGGAACTTTTGAACCAGGAAGTTCCTTGAGTTTCCTATTCAAATTACATACAATCACAGCAACATTTGATATTTCACTCAAATGCCTCTCTCGGAGAGCAAGGTGAATGCTACAGCAATGGCTGCTTTATGCTTACTTCGAAAGTGCCAGAACACATTCTAGGATATTGTATATCCGTGTGGGTATATATGGTCTGTAGCTCGCATAAAAACTCGAAAAGTCCTGAGCTTTTCAGTTCTAGAGTGGTTATAGGCTATATATATTAAATCGGAAACGCGACAGTGGGAAATCGCGATTTAAGTAGGCCCTTCCAGGGCTGTCAAATAATATACCAGAAATACCCTAATCTTACCACCAAGGCCGCAATTCAGTTGGACATCGAAACATTGTGAATCAATTCACTGAAGAAAAACGAGAAATCGAATTTCTTGTTCGTTGTTTGTGAATAGCGAAACATCAGAATCGAAGCAACTTATTGCAAATATCCAGCCATACAATCAATGTTTC
The Drosophila miranda strain MSH22 chromosome XL, D.miranda_PacBio2.1, whole genome shotgun sequence genome window above contains:
- the LOC108165152 gene encoding sodium/potassium/calcium exchanger 4, whose translation is MFFGGDADFQRLLRESGFDRSDLRSEDELNCTLPAILDFPNLMRKKSIGVALACFLISMYLFILLAIVCDDYLVPSMERLCYTLRMTYDVAGATFLAAATSAPELFVAFIGTFITEGDIGVGTIVGSSVFNVLGIATVCGIFTGVTAKLDWWPISRDTMWYLASISLLGIVLIDSKVMWYEAAIMLSLYFIYLTTLIFDRKLQGLCRSLDGERELMDEDPMLREEDPFKTFREHICSKPEKGSPCIEVTWWVIKYPSIFILAITTPSVRTIFFFTMLIAVIWISGISYLLSWFLTVVGYNIGIPDSIMGLTVLAVGTSVPEVVSSYIVTRKGYGSMAMCNAIGSNTFDIFICLGLPWLLKNLIKGQPIQINSTGLTITSAMLVATVVLLYAGFLLTKFTLGKPVGWMSLITYILFLVCAIAIEITQNKLNHCDIEDNAYTNYLHQNL